A stretch of DNA from Mesorhizobium onobrychidis:
GCGATCGGTCAATGGCTCGTATCGCTCCCCAAGCCTCTCAATGGTGCAGAACTTCGTTTCCTGCGCCTTGAAATGGACACTACACAGAAGAACCTAGCCGGGATCCTCGGAGCAGACGAGCAAGCCGTACGGCGATGGGAGAAGGGCCGGACGAAGCCGATGAATGGCTCCGCCGACTTGCTCCTACGCGCCCTCTATTCGGAGTACATCAACAAGGGCAGCCGCATTCGCCGGATGATTGACCGGCTTGCAGATCTCGACAAGATCGAGGCGCCCACAGGTCGCTTCTGCGAAACCGACCACGGATGGCAACCGCAGGGTTGTGCAGCCGCCTGAGTGTTAGCCCCGGCCTAGCGCCGGGGTTTTTGTGTTGGCTCCTTCATCGCATTGCAAAGGGCTGGACGTTCCAATCTCTGATCGACGAGCAGATGGCGGTGACGGCGCATTGCCAGACGGCGCCATGCCACCATCGGCAGGTGCTCGACCTGGTGAAGCTTCGCGATCGGTTCGGACCGGACGCGCCGGCGATGGAATGGGATTTCAAGTCCAAGCTAAAATGCTCGAGATGCGGCGGCAACAAGGTCGGGCTGATCTACACGCCCGACACCAGCCCGACCGGCTACGGCAAGGCAAAGGGCGGGTGATGATGACCGACAAGCCGGTGACGACCTACGTGGTGAGCGTTTTCGAAAAGCCCTTCTGGCGCACGGTCCTAACAACCAAGGACAAGGCGAAGGCCGAGGCAATGGCGGAAGAGATCGGCGGGGGCGCCAAAATCGAGGAGATCACGCCGAAGCCGAAGCGCTAGAGCACAACTACTGGCACGGATGCTTCAAACGGTATTCGAGCAGAAGGCTCATGACCTCGTCGGTTTTGTCCTGGCGGTGTTTTGCTGCCAGTTCAGCCTTATCGACGGTCTTCATATTTGGCAGCGAACGCATAAGAGCGACGAGTTGCGGATTGCACCCTACGGCGACAGCCTTTGCGAGTTGATCGGCGGGTTCGCACAGATCCTTGAATTTCACCATGCCCGCAATGAGGCAGTTATCGTAGGCTTCTCTGCTTGATTTGAAGTCGGCGCCGGCGCCGCCAACGGATATCATTACCAGTGCGATCGCCGCCGCGACATTTCGCATCTACATCTCGCTGTTTTCGATGATGCCGGCTTCGCCGTCGGGCAGGTGGTGCGCGGGCCCTAACACCTTCTTGAGCCTTTCACGGTGGCGGGCTTCTCACCGGCAGAAAGGACCACGGCCAGCCGTGGGAAGCCATACGGCTCATTGCCATCAAGAAGACTTCCAAACTTGGGAGTAGAAACAGAAAAGCCCCGAACACGAGCGTGAGCAAGCACAACCCCGACACAAATGGGTCTTTGCGGTCCAGCAATTCATAGTAGGCGGTCAGCGGCGCTATCGACGCCCCCGCCATTACCGCCGCGGGTTCCCGTTCAGTTATTCCGAGTTCTTCGTTGGACACGAGTATTCCATAGATCGGTCGCTTGCTTAGTCCGTCCATCGGCATCGAATCATAGATTGGACGCAGAGCTTTTCCGGCCCGAGCACACTCCGTGGCATCCCGATCGCCTCGAACAGCTTCCACGTATTCGCGGCGGCTACGGTACATCCTCAATGGGCGCGGACAGGCCAGCCAATACATAAACAGGCCGACTAAGATGTACACGCCTCCAAGGTAAAGGAGGTAGATCCTTGTCAGGGGCGAAAACCACAAAGACGGGCCGAGAGTGGAAAACTTCATCACTAGCGCCTTAAACGAGTCGCCCCAAAGCACGGCATACCCGAGAACCGGCACCAGGCTGGCGAATTGTGGCAATCGAGTTCGCGTCAACGCCGATGCATGCGACCATTTCGGACGCAGATCAGACCGTTTCAAACTAGCACCGGATTTAGCGTAGCCATGTCGCATTCCATGTCGCACGGACCTGCCGATAGTCGCAGGAAACCCTTGGAAATCAACGGTAGTGGTTTGCAACATGGCGCGACATGAAAATAACCTAGGGTGGCTGGATGCCCTAGGTTAACACTTTGATTTATTGAGAGAATTTTGGTAGCGGGAGAGGGACTTGAACCCCCGACCCCAGGATTATGATTCCCGTGCTCTAACCAACTGAGCTACCCCGCCAGGGCGGCGAAAGGTCCGAAATCCGCCTTAAGAAGGCATGTCGAAGCGTTCGCCAAGGTCGGGCGGATATAAGGTTGGGACGCCAAGCCTGTCAAGCATCGATGCAGCCGGCATGCCGGCACATTCTATCGCATTGTGCTTTCCGAAATCGGAATCGATCTTCCGGAACGATGCGAAGCTTCGCGGTCTTGAGACGCGTGCCTTGTGCGTGCAAGCGGACGCACGTCGCGCCAATGGCCGGAAAGCTTTGCCGGGCAGATAATTGGGCACAGAAATGCCGGGGTTGAGTTCGGCGGGGCGCGCCGCTATGTCTCGGCCACGAAATTCTAGAGTTGGAATTGATGAAACCGCGCATTGCAGTCCTCGGTTGCGGATACTGGGGCAGCAACCACATCCGCACCCTCAAGGCGCTCGGCGCGCTGCACGCGGTCTCGGACGTCAACCCTGCCCGCGCCGAAGGCTTCGCCAGTGAGCAGGATTGCCTGGCGATCGAGCCGGAGGCGCTCTTTATCCGCAGCGACGTCGATGCCATCGTCATGGCGCTGCCGCCGCAGTTCCATGCCGACATGGCGGTGCGCGCCGTCCAGGGCGGCAAGGACGTGCTGGTGGAGAAGCCGATCGCGCTGACGGTGGCGGATGCCGAGCGCTCGGTGACGGCGGCGGCCGACAATGGCCGTGTCTTCATGGTCGGCCATGTACTGCGCTTTCATCCAGCCTTCGAGACGTTGAAGGCGCTGATCGACAATGGCGAGCTCGGCGAGGTCCGCTATATCCATTCGCACCGGCTCGGGCTCGGCAAGTTTCACACCGAGAACGATGCGCTGTGGGACCTTGCGCCGCACGATCTGTCGATGATCCTCGCCATCACCGGCACAGAACCGATCGAGGTGCGTGGCGAGGGGGCAGCGCTCCTCGACAATCTCAGCGATTTCGCGCATCTGCACATGCGCTTTCCCAACGGTCTGCGCAGCCATCTCTTCGCGTCGCGGCTCAATCCCTACCGCGAACGGCGGCTGACCGTGGTCGGCACCAGGGCGATGGCGGTGTTCGACGATGTCGAGCCGTGGGAGCGCAAGCTCGCCGTCTACCGTCACGCGGTATGGCAAGACAGCGGCCAATGGGCCTTCACCACCAACGAGCCGTCCTATGTGGCGGTAGGCGAGGGCATGCCGCTGACGCGAGAGCTCGAGCATTTCATCCAGTGCATCGAGACGCGGGCAGAACCGCGCACCAGCGGCGAGGAAGCCATCAGGGTGCTGCGTATCCTGACCGCTGGCACGGTTACCCACACCGGATCGTCTTCCTGAGAGAAAGTGCCGCTGTGTTAGAGCCTGATCATCCCGATAGGATCGGGATCATTCGGCGGGAATCTGCGCCGGGCGGGCTGCCAGCCGCGTCAGCATCGCCTCGGCCTCGGCGCCACGCTCGGAACGCTCGATGAAGCCGCCGCCGAACACGCGGGCCTGGTTGCCGTCGTCGGAATAGAGCACGCAGGCCTGGCCGGGCGCGATGCCGGACTCGCCGTCGACCAGTTCCACCGAAGTGATCCCGGCGTTGTGATGCAGCACGGCCGGGCGCGGCGGGCGTGTCGAGCGGACCTTCGCGAAAAGCTCCAGCCCGGCCGCCGGGATGTCGGACAGCGCGGCGTCGCCCAGCCAGTTCATGTCGCGCAAATAGATCTTGTGCGTCTCCAGCGCCTCGCGCGGGCCAACGACGACGCGGGCTCGATCGGCGTCGAGATGGACGACGTAGAGCGGCTCGCCCGAGGCGATGCCGATGCCGCGGCGCTGACCGATCGTGTAGCGCAAAATGCCTTCATGGCGGCCGAGCACGCGGCCGTCGATATGGACGATGTCGCCCGGATTGGCAGCAGTCGGCTTCAGCTTGGCGATGATGTCGGAATATTTGCCCTGTGGCACGAAGCAGATGTCCTGGCTGTCCTGCTTGGCGGCGACCGTCAGCCCCATTTCCTCGGCGATGGCGCGAACCTGCGGCTTCGACAGGCCGCCAAGCGGAAAGCGCAGATAATCGATCTGCGCCTGCGTGGTGGCGAACAGGAAATAGCTCTGGTCGCGGTCCGCGTCGACCGGCCGGTACAGTGCGCGATGGGCGCCGTTGGCGCCGGAGCGGATGTAATGGCCGGTGGCCAGCGCGTCGGCGCCGAGCTCCTTGGCGGTCGCGAGAAGGTCGGCGAATTTCACCGTCTGGTTGCAGGAAACACAAGGGATCGGCGTTTCACCGGCCACATAGCTCTCGGCGAAGGGGTCGATCACCGCCTTGCGGAAGCGCTCCTCGTAATTGAGCACATAGTGCGGAATGCCGAGCGTCTCGGAGACGCGGCGGGCATCGTCGATGTCCTGGCCGGCGCAGCATGAGCCGGCCCGGTGCGTTGCCGCGCCATGGTCGTAGAGTTGCAGCGTGACGCCGACGACATCATAGCCTTCGCGCTTCAAAAGACCGGCAACGACCGACGAGTCGACGCCGCCCGACATGGCGACAACGACGCGGGTGTTTTCGGAACGTCCGGGAAGGTCGAGGCTGTTCATGGTTCTTTCGTTCTGCACGGCGCCCTGGATGAGGGGGCTTGAATGCCAATGGCCGGAATATAGGTCAAGCTTTCCGGGTACGCCAGCTTCGCGAACCGGCCGATTTTTTTGAACGGATTCGGCGCTCGCGGGCAGATATCTCAAATGCCGACGAAAAGACTAACGCGGCGTTCATGATCCTTACCTAGCTATTAGGGTTCGCTTAGGCAATTTTTAAAGCTGTGGCGGTAATGTGGTGGGGATTGGGTCTTTGAGTTTTTAGTAGAGAGTACGATGACCGATCTTGTTAGACCGCGCGTCAAATATGTTATCGGGCCTGACGGCAGCCCCCTTACGATTGCCGATCTGCCGCCGACGAACACGCGTCGCTGGGTTATCCGGCGCAAGGCGGAAGTGGTGGCGGCTGTACGGGGTGGGCTTTTGAGCCTCGAAGAGGCGTGCCAGCGCTACAAGCTGACCACCGAGGAATTCCTGTCCTGGCAGGCGTCGATCGACGAATATGGCCTTGCCGGCCTGCGCACGACGCGCATCCAGCAATATCGGCATTAAGGCTCGTTCGAGGAACTCAAAAGGCGCGACAATCCGCGCCTTTTTGCATTGCCGCAACGGTTCTCTCTGCTTCAGACGGTCAGCACCACCTGCCGATCGGTCGAGAAAGGCATGAGCGGCACCTGCTTCTTCGAGCGGGTCTTTGCGACAGGGACGGCAAGCTTTTTCGCGTCGACCTTGCCACGTTCCACGGGGCCTGCGCGGTCGGGCACGACGCGCCGAACTCGGCCAGAACCTGGTGGGCTGCTCAATCAGATAAGGTCCGGGCCGGAATCGCCTGCGCCGGACATCAGGGATGCCCGGATGCGGGCGGTCGCGGAACATGAAGGGAATTTGGTAGCGTGGGCCTGAAACTGGCAGCTGCTCGACCAATGAGCGGCGACGTTCCAGATGAGCAACGCCCTGATCGCTGGGTGTTGACTGGCCTTAAAGCCTTGTTTTCAGCCGATCATGGCGCTGCGGCCGCCGGTCTCGGCGTCGCGGATCTTGGTGTCGCGCGATTCGAGCATTTCCGCTTTGGAAAGCTCCGCTTCGGCTTCGCCGAGCAGTGATTCGGCAACGCTTCGCTGCTGGGCGAGGTCGCTTTGCGAGTTTCTGAGATTGTCGCGGCGCAGGCGCGCTGC
This window harbors:
- a CDS encoding helix-turn-helix domain-containing protein, yielding MAYHYIESGLDNVWLENGYTKHDTAYGEGVSIQDTEGLHKAIGQWLVSLPKPLNGAELRFLRLEMDTTQKNLAGILGADEQAVRRWEKGRTKPMNGSADLLLRALYSEYINKGSRIRRMIDRLADLDKIEAPTGRFCETDHGWQPQGCAAA
- the sciP gene encoding CtrA inhibitor SciP — protein: MTDLVRPRVKYVIGPDGSPLTIADLPPTNTRRWVIRRKAEVVAAVRGGLLSLEEACQRYKLTTEEFLSWQASIDEYGLAGLRTTRIQQYRH
- a CDS encoding Gfo/Idh/MocA family protein, encoding MKPRIAVLGCGYWGSNHIRTLKALGALHAVSDVNPARAEGFASEQDCLAIEPEALFIRSDVDAIVMALPPQFHADMAVRAVQGGKDVLVEKPIALTVADAERSVTAAADNGRVFMVGHVLRFHPAFETLKALIDNGELGEVRYIHSHRLGLGKFHTENDALWDLAPHDLSMILAITGTEPIEVRGEGAALLDNLSDFAHLHMRFPNGLRSHLFASRLNPYRERRLTVVGTRAMAVFDDVEPWERKLAVYRHAVWQDSGQWAFTTNEPSYVAVGEGMPLTRELEHFIQCIETRAEPRTSGEEAIRVLRILTAGTVTHTGSSS
- the mnmA gene encoding tRNA 2-thiouridine(34) synthase MnmA: MNSLDLPGRSENTRVVVAMSGGVDSSVVAGLLKREGYDVVGVTLQLYDHGAATHRAGSCCAGQDIDDARRVSETLGIPHYVLNYEERFRKAVIDPFAESYVAGETPIPCVSCNQTVKFADLLATAKELGADALATGHYIRSGANGAHRALYRPVDADRDQSYFLFATTQAQIDYLRFPLGGLSKPQVRAIAEEMGLTVAAKQDSQDICFVPQGKYSDIIAKLKPTAANPGDIVHIDGRVLGRHEGILRYTIGQRRGIGIASGEPLYVVHLDADRARVVVGPREALETHKIYLRDMNWLGDAALSDIPAAGLELFAKVRSTRPPRPAVLHHNAGITSVELVDGESGIAPGQACVLYSDDGNQARVFGGGFIERSERGAEAEAMLTRLAARPAQIPAE